The sequence below is a genomic window from Phoenix dactylifera cultivar Barhee BC4 chromosome 16, palm_55x_up_171113_PBpolish2nd_filt_p, whole genome shotgun sequence.
AAATGTCTCACAGCTACACGCGATACCTGTACCGTTCCCTTCTTAAGCTGCCAATGATTTTTTTACCGTGAGATTTGTGTTATTAGAAAATATCATGTCTTGGTAAATAGACATTTGATGGATACTTTATCAGATTCACATGCTTGTGCTTCCACAAGAAACAGTACTGCCTGTTTGTAGTCCTTCACTTGCTTTAGACTTGGGATAGGCCAAAAGTTTCCGGCAAATCGCATTGTATCCATCAGATCCCATCTCTTTCCCTGGGCCCAACTTCGAACGGATGGCCCCACCAGGAATTATGACCGTTGCCCTCACCCCCAGCTTTGGTTTCTTAGTGGCAActattttcaaatttaaaacCCCCTAACTTTATAGCCGTTGGCATCTCtgcctagagagagagagaagcttaATGAAAAGCTCGGAGTTGCTTCTCCTGATCCCTCCCAATTCCCTTTCATTCCATTCTCTAAATTGAATCATTTCATGTCCTTATTTCCAATTAATCTACAGGGCATCCACACAGCCCCCcacttttccttctttccttctccttcctccaAATCTCCGAGCCTGCCTTCAATACCGGATTGGAGTGGAGAAAGTGGAGATGAAGGGGATGAAAGGCAGGATCCTGAAGAAGCTCAAGTCCATCCCCCATGTCGGATACCTCAAAGAAGGCCGAGTCCTCCATATGAATGCCTCCGATGGGTTGCTCGAGGACTCCCCTCCCCACAACCCCGGCCGGTTTCTCTGCGATCTCCCCGTTACCAGAGAAGAAAACCCTGATTCCAAGGTCTCCAACCCCACCACACCCTCCCAACCCGAAATCATCAATGTTGACGATCTCATGAGAGATCTCGAAGACGAGGAACCGGATCTCAGCAGTGGAAATAAAGAGAACATCAGACCGGTGTCACCGCCAAAACACCCGGCTTcatggaagaagaaatcagagAACTCCCTCCAGTCTGAAACCGAAGACCATAATTCTGAGGTCGACATGCCCGCCTTCCGGCGACCCGACCTCAATTCCGACACCCTGTTCGACCCCGACCTTCTCGCTGCATTCGAACAGGCAGTGATGGATCATATGCGAAGCTATGAGGAAGCTAGGAGCACGGCCAGGgcaccaaaagaagaagaagaagaagaagaatcccttaTAGATGAAGAGCCTCCCTCGAAAGTTCCTCGCAAAAGCGAGGACTACGTGGATCCACTGATGGAATTCGAGGAGAGGTGCCCTCCAGGAGCGATGGGAGCTATAGTTCTATACACGACGACACTCCGAGGGGTGAGGAAGACATTCGAGGACTGCAACAGCGTCAGGTTTCTGCTTGGGAGCTTGAAACTGGTGTTCTTGGAGAGAGATGTATCAATGCACATGGTATTCAGGGAGGAGCTTTGGAGAGTGTTAGGGGGCCGGACAATCCCCCCAAGGCTCTTCATTAATGGGAGATATATAGGAGGGGCCGACGAGGTGCTGGGGCTTCATGAGCAGGGGAAGCTTCTGCCATTGGTGCAGGGCTTGCAGCTCGAGCGGTCGGGTGGAGCGGCTTGCAAAGGGTGCGGCGGGGTGAGGTTCATGCTGTGCTGCGAGTGTAATGGCAGTCGCAAGCTGTATCATGATGAGAATGGGATGCACATCCAATGCAATCACTGCAATGAGAATGGTTTGATTCCATGCCCCATTTGTTGCTAAACATGCTCTCTTGCCTTTGGAGATTTCCTTCCTCCGAGAGATTCGTTGTGCTGCGAATCTCTAAATTCTTTTGATTGTCATTTTGCGCTGTATCATCGGTGCTGTTTGTGGGTATGTGCAAAGTTGCTTCATCTTCTAATTACTTTTTTGCAGAGTTGCTCCATTATTCTCTCTGATCTACATTCACCTTGTCAATAATTTGCTGTTGTAAACCTTGGCAATGAACTTTGGACCTCTTGCTctgtttttgtcttttttttcttttcccctccTCTTGTCTTATAATCGGATAACTAGTGGCATTCTAAGGAACAGTTTGCTACCATTCTAGAGGGACCGGACTTTGAGGCTTAGAATATTTATTGCTGATATTTGAGAGCATTTAATTTGGGACATGTATTTGCATATTGATACTACAAAAAGATACACTAGGACTGCTCAAAGACATCTTTTTAAGTTTTTCTGAGAGGAAGACATCTTTTAAGTTGCTCATGCATTATCTAAGGTTGTGAGATCTTTCCTTGGTGGGGTGACTTGGTGAACGTGCCAGCTTGTAGCATTTCAGCCTCatgtttttttgtttccaaTCGGATTTCTTCTTTGATGAAACCATGATTTATATCAGCATGTTAATTGTTTCCAGAGTAATTATTCTTCAACATTCATTAAAGTAATTGCCCGTaaaatttgctcttccaactggAAACAAAAAAGCAGCCAAATTAGCAGCAATAAACTTTTTATAAGTTGTTTAGCTCTCGAAACTGTACTTGATGCTGAGATTTGCATTATCTCTGTCCTCTGCTATTATTCTTGTAGCATTCGCTCTTTGATTGCTATCTCCAACATATCTCTTGGAAACATCTGAACCTATTCATAATTATTTCCACTTGCTTGTTCAGCTATCATAGCATGTCTGAGTTTCTAGCTTAAAAGAGGAAGATATTTCATCTTACGGGTGCAAAATCTTAGTATAAAGTCATTCATGTTGGAGGAATATTGCCTAGAGATTACCATGTTGTTCTTTTAGAATAAtgttataaaagaaaaatctactaaaataaattcaaaagattgaaaaaaatttattgaaatGAGGACGTGTGATGCACACTATCCCAAGAACATAATTCACCCATTACATGTGAGCCTACAATGATCTCGTCCTCAACGTACAATAACTCAACTCAACCCAATCCTCCTCTAATAAGCACGGTCACTCGGAGGCTTCCGAACGACTCCTTCTATTGcatagaaaaggaagaagaagaaaaaatgaaggaaaaatagaaaaatagaaaatgtagAAGTAAAGTCTCTATCGGAGTGCAACAGAGTGCACTACAAAAAGTGGATGTGTAAGTGTGTTTCGGATATATCCCAGAGGAGTTTATTTATAGACTCTATCCAGATGACTAAGGAGACATGATGATTCTGAAGATACATGTTGTTTTGAAAACACTATATCTCTTCAAAACCCAACGTTCTCTTTTGAAGATTCATAACTCTTAGGAAAGAGacgtttgaaaaataaaagtattTTAACCAACTAAAATTTAGGCCATAAggctctttttttaaaaaaaaatttaaatcatttttataaattaaaactctaacaatcacccacaaaaaaattaaatttagaaaaaatataaaaaagaatatATGTGCAACATATACTGTGCAATGGTGACATGCCCTGTGGacttaaacctcacttagtgttGAGAGTATCCACCTGAAGAAACTATAGTGGATTAGATCTTGAACTAGTCCTTTGTCTCAAACTTCTACTTTTCACATATATAGCACAGATCAATTGGTCTTTATGTAATCAGCGCTATTTAAAAGGCATTGCACctatttcttgattttttatgaaaattcaaTTAGGGTTAGCCTAAATCTCTAGTTGCAGCCTATACGACAATTCTCATATAGGTAAATTCCCTAAGAATTTTTGTGACCTAATACTTGCAGATTTTTTATCCTAGACTTATTTAAAAGTATAACTCAACCTTTCCTAATTATTTTGTCACTAACATTAGCACTCATCATAAAAATAAGAGGAGATATACTCTAAAGAATGTGCTCAGACACGATCACTCAAGCAACTTTATTTCTACCATATTGAACCTCTTTCATGAGATCTCCAATTATAGAGATTGGGTATCTACTGTCGGTGACTAAGTAGTGCGCTTAAGCCCCACCCCCCTTGATGAATCTAGGACTCCTTTCCTAGACAAACCCTTGGTTAATTGATCTACCAAATTTTTCTCAAGCTCGATAAATTTCAAGAGAATGACATTACTCTTTTTGAGttgtcatataaaatttatgacAAATCCAAATATGtcgattcatatttttattagtaCTCTTTGTATTTGTCAGTTCTATTACCGTCTTATTATCACAATGGATTGATATAGCCGGAACTAGATTAGGCACTAAAGGTAGCTCTAAGATAAGATTTTTAATCCACTCTGCATTAGTACAAATAGTATCTAGAGCAATCAACTCAACCTCTATGGTGCTTCGAGATATAATGGTTTGCCTAGAATATCCCCAATCTATGGTTGCACCACCAAGAAGGAAAAGATATCCGACGGTTGGTATTAGATCAAGAGAATCAATAATCTAATTTGTATATCTGTAACCCTCAACCACCTCAGTATATCCTATATACAAGAGACAtagattaaaagttttcttaagaTATCGAAATACCCTTTCAACAACTAACCGATGAGAATGATTTGGATTTTGAGATTCTTTTCCATTTTAAAGAATGTCCCTCGGGGTCTAAAATAGGTTTGATTTGATTCGATTAAATTGATCTTGGGTCCAAAATCATATTTGGGTTTATGTTTAAGTCGATGCTCTTCTTTGATCCTAACAGAGTTTATAATctctgatagggttaagtcaTCTTGCTTATGATTTAACTCATTAGAAAAACTCAACCAagatagagggagagatcaacTAAGGTTTAGACTTTATAATTTTCAAAGAATTTACAGCCAATCAGTTTCTTTCTAAGCAGATCTTGAAATTCATGGATTTAGATACCGATAGATTTGGGAATCCACCATAATATATTTACAAAACTTGGATATGGTGAACCGATCAAAACCGGCATCATGCATTCCATATTTCGCTTCAAGAGCATCTCAAAGATCCTTAGCTAATTCGGTAGAAAGGTACACATCATACAACAAATCAGAAAGGGAATTAAGGATCCTATGGTGACAACCTAGAGGATCCAGAATTTTGAGAACTAGGAGAAGGTTGAAAGTTGATCCAGAGGATGGTCTAGGATCAGAGAATTCTAAGGCAGAGATCAACCCTAATATAGTGAGCTAATATTTTACTTGGCTTTGCCCCATTCTGAAAAAGGAACCACTAAATTTTTCGGATTTGCTTGCACTATGATCATCAAAGAAGCCATTTATTAAGTTTTGGTTGTTTAATTAGTTCTAAAAATACAAGTTTGAAAGGGTTTAGCCCTATATGTTCAAATAGTTAATTAATGGCTTTCAATAATATAATTATAGGTTTTGAAACAAATgcaataaaaagtaataataacaataaaattaacTAGCTATACTAAAAAATATGACAAGTAAAAtaactttataatttttttattttttcaaagcaACAGTAATTTCTGCATAGTAATAAAATGTACTATTTTTAAAACAGTAATTTCTATACAGTTTTTAAAGATGTAGGATATTCTGCATAgattttgaagatgtaaaaaaaATCTGCATAGAAATTAAAGATTACAGAAAATAAGTTTGCACATAATTTAAAATTGTAGAA
It includes:
- the LOC103715719 gene encoding uncharacterized protein At5g39865-like, with amino-acid sequence MKGMKGRILKKLKSIPHVGYLKEGRVLHMNASDGLLEDSPPHNPGRFLCDLPVTREENPDSKVSNPTTPSQPEIINVDDLMRDLEDEEPDLSSGNKENIRPVSPPKHPASWKKKSENSLQSETEDHNSEVDMPAFRRPDLNSDTLFDPDLLAAFEQAVMDHMRSYEEARSTARAPKEEEEEEESLIDEEPPSKVPRKSEDYVDPLMEFEERCPPGAMGAIVLYTTTLRGVRKTFEDCNSVRFLLGSLKLVFLERDVSMHMVFREELWRVLGGRTIPPRLFINGRYIGGADEVLGLHEQGKLLPLVQGLQLERSGGAACKGCGGVRFMLCCECNGSRKLYHDENGMHIQCNHCNENGLIPCPICC